The Kitasatospora paranensis genome has a window encoding:
- a CDS encoding ABC transporter ATP-binding protein, with protein MTVAAELIGVRVRYGLLEALHGVDLAFPAGRVTVLLGRNGSGRTTVLRTLAGELRPSAGRVTWRGRDVTALGGHRRARLGVALVPSEQAVFGALTVAENLAAGLGRGADEREWRTYLPELGPLLERRAGTLSGGQQQMVALGRGLAARPELLLLDEPDRGLAPAVAARIHARLLAAAATGGPAVVLSAGSLPPTLAGAAVVYVLRRGRVAFAGEPAEFAGTAGPAAADAPGGPVTG; from the coding sequence GTGACCGTCGCCGCCGAGCTGATCGGCGTCCGTGTCCGGTACGGCCTGCTGGAGGCGCTGCACGGGGTCGACCTGGCCTTCCCGGCGGGCCGGGTGACCGTCCTGCTCGGCCGCAACGGCTCCGGCCGCACCACCGTGCTGCGCACCCTGGCCGGTGAGCTCCGGCCGTCCGCCGGCCGGGTCACCTGGCGCGGACGGGACGTCACCGCCCTGGGCGGCCACCGCCGGGCCCGCCTGGGCGTCGCCCTGGTCCCCTCCGAGCAGGCGGTGTTCGGTGCGCTGACCGTCGCCGAGAACCTCGCCGCCGGGCTCGGCCGCGGCGCGGACGAGCGGGAGTGGCGGACGTACCTGCCCGAGCTGGGTCCGCTGCTGGAACGCCGGGCCGGCACCCTCTCCGGCGGTCAGCAGCAGATGGTCGCGCTCGGCCGCGGGCTCGCGGCCCGGCCGGAGCTGCTGCTGCTCGACGAGCCGGACCGCGGCCTCGCCCCGGCCGTGGCCGCCCGGATCCACGCCCGGCTGCTGGCCGCGGCGGCGACCGGCGGCCCGGCCGTCGTGCTGTCCGCCGGGTCGCTGCCGCCGACGCTGGCCGGCGCCGCCGTGGTGTACGTGCTGCGCCGGGGGCGGGTGGCGTTCGCCGGGGAGCCGGCCGAGTTCGCCGGGACGGCCGGCCCGGCCGCAGCCGACGCACCCGGCGGGCCGGTCACGGGGTGA